DNA sequence from the Candidatus Limnocylindrales bacterium genome:
ATGTTGCAGTCGGTGCCGGGGCCGCTGGTCGAATTGGACGCCGTACCTTCGGCGGCCAGGCCGCAGCTGTCGTTGGTGCCCGGCCCGGTCTCGCCTTCGGCATGCGCCGTGTTCTCAAACACCGTGCCGTCGTCGGCATTGCCGTCGACCTCGGCGAAGATCTGATAGGTCTCGGCGCCGCCCGGCGGCAGGTCTCCAACGTCCCACTGCACCGACTGGCCCGACTGCTGATCCGGCGCCGGCAGCGCGTTCTGGTAGGTGACGCCGTCGGGCAGGACATCGCTCAGCACCACGTCGTAGGCCGTGGACGCGCCGGTGTTCCGCACCGTGACCGTGTAGGTGATGATTCCGCCGGCCGGAATCGAGGCCGGATCCGCGCTCTTGTCGACCGCGAGCCGGGCGCGATTGGCCGCTGGCACCGATACGGTCGTCTCTTCCTCGACCTGCGTATCGTCTTCGCCGTCGGCGCTCATCACCGCCGTGTTGGTCAGCACGGTGCAGTCGGCCAGGCCCGCATCGACCGTGGTCGTGATGGTTATGGTTTCGACGTCCCCCGGCAGCAGCGTGCCGAACAGCCAGCGGTTATCGCCGATGTCGGGCGCCGGAACGGCCGACACGAACGTGGTGCGCGGATCGTACGTTTCCCGCACCTCGACGTTGTCCAGAGGCACGTTGCTCGGGTTCGAGATCGTGATCGTGTACGTGAGCGTTCCGCCCGGCTGCACCGAGTCCGGATCATCCGTCTTGGTCAGCGACAGCGTACCCGTGGGCGTGGCGACGTCGGAAGGCTCATCGTCGTCGTTGTCGCTCGGGTCGGGATCGTCCTCGTCGGCGCTGACCTCGACCTCGTTGCAGAGATCCTCGGTGCCGTTGCACGAGCCGTTCTCGAGCGTGCCCGACTCGGACGCATTGGAATCCACCGCCACCGTGACGGTGAAGCTCGCGGATGCCGACGCGGCCATGTCACCGAGGTCGCAGGTGAGCACGCCCGCCGGCGCCTCGATGCACGAGCCGGTGCTGCTGACGAACGTGGTGCTTGGATCCAACGTGTCGACCACCGTGACGTTGCTGGCCTGCTGCGGGCCGGCGTTGGCGACGTTGATCGTGTAGGTGAGGTTGCTGCCCGGGGAGACGCTGCTGCCCGAGTCGGTCTTGTTCACCGACACGTCGGCGCTCGGCGGGACCACGTTGGTCGGCTCGTCCGCCGTGTTGTTGAGCGGGGCCGGGTCAGGTGTGGCCGAATCGACCTCGACCTCGTTGCAGAGGTCGACGCCGGCGGCCGGGCAGCTGCCGTTCTGAGTCGTGCCGGCCGTGGGCGCGCCCGGATCCACGTCGACCGTGACGGTGAAGCTGGTCGAGCCGACGGCGAGATTGCCGAGGTCGCAGGTCAGGGTGCCCGCCGGCGCCTCGACGCATCCGCCGGAGGCGGTATCACTGACGTAGGAGGTGTCGGCGTCGAGCACGTCGGTGACTTCGACGGCGTCTGCCTGGTCAGGACCGGCGTTGGTGACGGTGATGGTGTACGTCACCTGTCCCTCTTCCAGAACCGGATCGCTGCCGACGTCGCTCTTGTCGATCTGAAGGTCGGCCTCCGCCACGATGACGTTGGTGGGCTCGTCGTCGCTGTTGTTGCTCGGGTCAGGATCGACGGTGCTCGTGGCCACGGTGACGTTGTTGCAGATGTCCTCGCTGCCGTTGCACGGGCTGGCCTGCAGCGTGCCGGCGGTGGGGGCGGCCGGATCGACGTTGACGCGCACCTCGATGGTGTGCGACTGGCCGGCCAGCATGGCGCCGAGATCGCAGGTCAGCGTTCCCGGCGGCGATTCGACGCACCCGAAGTCGTCGCTGAGGTAGATGGTGTTGGGGTCCAGCGTGTCGGTGACCACCACGTCCTGCGCGTCGTCGGGCCCCGGGTTGCTGATGACGATTGTATAGAATGCATCGCCACCGATCGCGACGGGGTCGGTGACGTCGGTCTTGGTGATCATGACGTCGGCCTCGGCGGGCTCGACGTCGGTGGGCTCGTCGTCGCTGTTGTTGGCCAGGTTCGTGTCCGTCGTGGAAGCCGAGACCGTGACGTTGTTGCAGAGATCCTCGCTGCCGTCGCACGGGTCGAGCTGCAGCGCGCCGGCCGTCGGCACGCCGGTGGGCGCGAACACGGCCATCGTGAAATTGGCCGTCTGCCCGTTGGCCAGGCTGCCCAGGCTGCAGGTGACGGTTCCGAACGGATCCTCGATGCAGCCTCCCGAGGCGGTGTCCTCGAGATAGAATTCGTTCGGATCCAGGACGTCCACGACTTCGACGTTGTTGGCCGTGTTCGGGCCGTTGTTCGTGACCTGGAAGGTGTAGGTCAGCACGTCGCCTTCGCGGATGGGATCGCTGGCGTCGCTCTTGATGATGGAAAGGTCGGCCGTCACCGCCAGCACGTTGGTCGGCTGCGTAGCCGTGTCGTTCCCGGGCGTCGGGTCCGCGGTGGAGAGGGCCGAGACGACGGCCGTGTTGCAGATGTCGACGCCGGCCGCCGAGCACAGACCGGTCTGCGTCGTGCCCGCGGTCGGCGCGGTGCCGCTGACGAGGACCGTGACCGTGAAGCTCGTCGAGGCGCTGACGCCAAGCGCGCCGAGCTGGCACGTCAGCGTGCCGGCCGGAGCTTCGGTGCAGCCGTTGGGCGCCGTGTCGCTGATGTAGGTGGTGTTGGCATCCAGCGTGTCGGTGACGAACACGTCCGGCGAGGCGTTGGGGCCCGCGTTGCCGACCGTGATCGTGTAGGTGACCAGGCCACCCTGATCGACCGGATCGAACGGAGCGTCCGTCTTCGTGATCGACAGGTTCGCGTTGGGCCGCGGAATGTTCGTCGGCTCCGAGTCCGTGTTGTCGGTCTGCTCGGTGTCCTTGCAGTCGGAGCCGTAGGTGGCGACGATCCGGTTGCACAGGTCCTCGGCGCCCGTGCACGGGCCGGTGGACACGGTCGTGTTGGCCGTCGGTGCCGTGGGGCTGACGCTGACGGTGATGTTGCGCGTACGGGACTGGCCGGCCGGCAGGGAGGAGTAGTGGCAGGTGACGAAGCCACCGGCGGCGGAGCATCCGCTCGGGAACGTGTCGCTCACATACGTCGTGTTCGGATCGAGCTGGTCGCGGATGATGATGTCGGCGGCGTTGTCGGGGCCGTTGTTCGTCACCGTGATCGCGTAGGTGAGCGTGCCGCCGGCCGTGGTGGGATCGGCCAGATCGGCCTTGGCGATGCTCAAATCGCAGACCCTCGTGATTGCCGAAACATCGGTCGGCTCGTCGGAGGTGTTGTTGCCCGGCGTCGGGTCGGTCTGGTCCGCGTCGACGGTGGCGACGTTGCAGAGATCCTCGGTGCCGTTGCACGGGCTGACCTGCAGCGTTCCGGCGGTTGGCGCCGTGCCGGAAATCTGCGTGGCGATCGAGAAGGTGGTGCTGGCGCCCACGGCCAGAGTGCCGAGGTCGCACGTCAGGGTTCCGACCGGCGCCTGCGTGCACGGCACGGTCGCCGACGCGAACGTCGTATCGGTATCGAGCACATCGGTGACGGTGACATTGGTGGCCACATCGGGCCCGGCGTTGGTCACCGTCATCGTGTAGGTGAGCGAGCCTCCCTGCACGTTGGGATCGTCCGCGACCAGGTCGCTCTTGGTGATGGAGAGATCGGCCAGCGCCTGCGCGCCGCCGCGGACGAACTGGATCTCCTCGGTGGCCGCATGCAGGCCGCACGTGTCGTTGGTGCCCCCGCCGGTGTTGCCGTCGACGTTGACCTGGTTCTGCAGGATGGTCGCCGTCAGCAGCGAGCTGTCGACGGTGGCGGTGACGGTGATGCTCCCCGATGCGCCGGGGGCGAGGTTTCCGAGGTTCCACGTGTACACGGGAGCCGCCGAGGTGGCAGGGGCAGGGACGGCCGACACGAAGGAAAGGCCGTCGCCGAGCGTGTCGGTCAGGACGGTGTTGTAGGACGTGGCCTGACCCGCGTTCTCGTAATTGATGGTGTAGACGACGTTGGCGCCGGCACCGACCTCGGGGTCCGGCACGCCCGTCTTGGTCACGCGCAGCAGCGCGCTGCCGGGCTGGTCCACCGCGACGTTGGTCAGCACCTCGGCGTAGTTGAACATGCCGGGGGGATCGCCGGGCTGATCGTTGGCGGCCGACACGTCGTCGTTGATGGTGGCGCGGTTGAGCAGCATGTCGCAGTCGTTGAGGTCGGCGTCGACCGTGAGCTGGATCGTGATGACGCCGTAATCGCCCGGCGCCAGCGTGCCGATGGTCCAGTGATTGTCGCCGGCGTCGGGCGCGGGCACCGCGCTGACGAAGGTGGTGCGCGGATCGTAGGTCTCGTTGATCTCGACGCCGGTGTACGTCTGCGAGGTGCTGTTGTTGCCGTACTCGATGATGCAGGTGAGCGTCCCGCCCGGGGTCACCGCGTCGAAGTCGCAGTGCTTGTTGAACTGGATGTGCTCGAGCGGCGGATCCGTCGTGATGTTGACGGTGTCGACGCCGACGTCGGCGTTGTAGTGGTAGCTGGAGCCGGAGAAGTCGTAGATCGTTTCGATGACGCTGGTCGATCCGGCCGAGAGGAACTTGATGCTGTAGATCGTCTGGAGGTCGCCGCCCGCCTTGCCCGACCCGTACTGGATCGGGCCCTTGCAGGAACGGTAGGTGCCCGTCGGAGGCGTGGGACCGATGGCATCGTCCCAGCCGCACGCGTCGGCGTACACCCGGTCATTGGTCGCGCCCGGCGGAGCCGTGTAGGTGACGTCCACTTCCATCACCTGGAAGAGCAGGTTCGAGAAGTTCAGGAACGAGGAGATCTGCTCGTAGCCCTGCGTGGCCGTGTCCGACAGCACCGTGTAGTTGACGATCTGTCCGACGTACACTTCGGTCGGGCCGATCACGCTCAGAACGTCGTTGCGGTTCTGCGAGATGAGATGCTCGACGTAGAGCTCGCGCGGCGTGGGCGTGCTGATGGTGGCGTGATTGCTCGCCGACACCTCGATGTGGAACTGGCGCGTGGTGTCGTACGCCAGCGGGGTGCGCTTGACGCGCAGCAGGAAGTAGAAGTCCTGACAGGCACCGGGAAGCAGGAACGGCTGGGTGAGCTGATCCGTGCCTTTCGGCGAGATGTCGACGTAGGGGTTGGCGGTGTCGAAGACATAGTCGACGACGATGTCGTTGGCGGCATCGGGCCCCGTGTTGCAGACGCGGGCGCCGGACAGGAATTCGTCGGGGCCCTGCAACACCGGGTTGTTGCTGTCCAGGCCGATGACGTGCCACGTCAGCATCTCCATGCTGAGGCTGGGCTGCGCATGCGACTGCGACGGTGCTGCGAAAAGGAAGGCCGCGACCGCGGCGGCCATCGAGATCGTTGCGAGGCGCAGGGCCGGTCGCGTGCGAACACCATCACCGAGGCCCAGGCGGCCGCCGCGAAAAGAAAAGAACATGTTGCTAACCCCCGTCGCACCGCTCCGGCGTCCCACCTCGAGCAGCGCGAAATTCCGGCTCTTTTACACGTTCCGCCGCGCTCACCCAACCATATATCGCGATCGATCCGCGTCATTGCAGAGCGAGCCGAAGACGCGCCATCCCCGTCGCGGCTTCCTTTGGCCTTTCTAAGCGGCCGCTGCAGCCTCGTCGTCAGAAGATTGCGTAGCCGCCGTCGACGCGCAGAGTATCGCCGGTATGAAAATCCGAAGCGTGGGAAGCGAGATAGACGGCAATGCCCTCGAAGTCCTCGGGCCTGCCCCAGCGCCGGGCCGGAGTGCGATGCACGACCGTCTCGCTGAGCTTCTCCCATGCCCGCGCCGTCTCGGTCATGTCGGTCTCGATCCATCCCGGCAGGATCGCGTTGGCCTGGATGCCGTCGCGCGCGCACTCGACCGCCAGCGAGCGGACCAGCGCACAGATCCCGGCCTTGCTCGCCGAATAATGCGCCTGCCGCGGCATGCCGTGCAGCGATCCGATCGATGCCACGGCGATGAGCTTGCCGCCGCCTCCGCGGGCCCGCATGTGACGGATCGCCTCACGGAACGTCAGGAAGGCTCCGGTCAGATTGATGCCGGTAACGCTGTCCCAATCTGAGACGGTCATGTCGGTGAAGGCGACGGCCCTGCCGACGCCGGCATTGGCGAAGCAGGAGTCGACCCGACCGAAGCGCTCGAGCGTCTCCTTCATCGCGCGGACGACCTGCGCTTCGTCGGCGACGTCGACGGGGAAGGCGGCTGCCGGTGCACCCAGCGCATCGAGGTCGGCCACGGCGCGGGCGTTCTTCTCGAGGTTTCGGCCCCAGACGGCAATGCTCGCGCCGGCCTTGGCCAGGCCGCGGGCCATGCCCAGGCCGATGCCTCCGTTGCCGCCGGTGACCACGGCGACGTGACCACGAAGATTGAACAGCATGCCGCGGCTTCTAGCGTGGCCGTGGCCCTGCTCCAACAACGCGCCGCGTGGCCTTCGCGGCGGCTTTTTGACAGGCTCGACGGCGATGACGGCGCCAGCTCACGAACAGGGGACGAAAGCGGCGCTGGTCCTCGTCGATCACGGCAGCCGCTGCGCCCAGGCCAATTCCGTCGTCGAGGACTGTGCCCGCAGCCTGGCGGAGAACGGCCGAGGCCGCTACGTCGGCGTCTACGCGGCACACATGGAGCTGGCCGCGCCCAGCATCGAGCAGGCGTTCGAGGCTGCGGCCGCTGCCGGCGCCGAGCTGGTCGTCGTGGTCCTGTTCTTCCTGGCGCCGGGCCGCCATTCCTCCCAGGACGTGCCGCGACTGGCCGCCGAGGCGGCCGCGCGGCATCCGGGCCTGCGCCATGTCATCACGAGACCTCTGGGCCCCGATCCCGTTCTGGACGATCTGGTCCTGCTACGGGTGCGCGAGGCGCTGGCTGCCGGCCCCCTCGACCGCTAAAACCCTGGGGAAGCCTTCGCACGATTTCCCGTATCCCGTCCAAGGAGACTGCCGGTGAAGTTCGCTACCGCCCTGGCCTTCAACGACCCTCTGCACTTCTGCGAGATGGCCAGGACGGCTGATGAAGCCGGCTGGGACTGGTTCGCCGTCTCCGACCACATCGTCTTTCCCGAGAACATCCGCAGCGCCTATCCGTACGCCAAGGATGGCAAACCGTACTGGGCGAGCTCGACGCCCTGGCCCGACCCGTGGACGGCCATCGCGGCCATGGCCGCGGTGACCACACGCCTGCGCTTCATGACCAACGTCTACATTCTGCCCGCCCGCAACCCGGTGCTGGTGGCCAAGCAGGTCGGCACTGTCGCCTACATGTCCGGAGAGCGGGTTGCCGTGGGCGTGGGCACCGGTTGGATGGAGGAGGAATTCGAGCTTCTCGGCCAGGACTTTCGCGCGCGCGGCAAGCGCATGAACGAGCAGATCGAGATCCTGCGCAAGCTGTGGAAGGGCGGAATGGTCGAGCACCATGGCGAGCGTTACGGCTTCGACAGGCTCGAGCTGAGCCCGGTTCCCCGTTCGCCCGTGCCGATCTATATCGGCGGGGTCAGCGACGCCGCCATGAAGCGGGCCGCACGCATCGGCGATGGCTGGATCGCGGTCCAGCACACCGCCGACGAGATTCATCAGATGCTCGGCCGCATCCAGGCACTGCGACGCGAGTACGGGACCGAGTCGCGGCCTTTCGAGGCGGTGGTCGCCTGCACCGACGTCTTCGACGTCGACGGCTACCGGCGGCTCGAGGACATGGGTGTGGGCACTCTCACGACCGCTCCCTGGGTGCTTTACGGAGCCGATCCGGGCTCGCTCGTGGAGAAGCAGGACGCTCTGAAGCGCTTCGCCGAAGACGTGATCCAAAAGATGCGATAACCTCGGAGGCGGCAAGGGGGAACGGTGGTCCGCGCCGCGGGGGCCAGGGCGGACCCGCGATTGCCGGAATGAATAGGGCTTAGGGAGAAACGCGCGGCCAGCGCCGCGCGGGTTTCGGGGCGGAGCAATGGAAGCGACGAAAGCCAAACGCACGCGGCGCACGGCCGAAGATGCCAAGCGCGTGATTCTGGATGCCGCCGAGAAGCGGCTGCGCGAGTCGGGGCCGGCCGGCATCAAGCTGCAGGAGATCGCTGCCGACGTCGGCGTTTCCCATCCAGCCATCCTTCATCACTTCGGCAGCCGCGACGGCCTGATGGAGGCCGTTGTCCGCCGTGCGCTGATCTCGCTGCGCAACACCATCCTGGACCAGGTCCGCAAGCAGATGACGCGCGAGGTGGACCTGCCGGCGATTCTCGACCTCGTTTTCGGCATCGTGGCCGAGCGCGGCCACGCCCGCCTCATCGCCTGGCTGATCCTGGAAGGCACCGGACTGCGCGACGACACCCGCTACATGCGCGGGCTGGCCGAGGCCGCTCACGTCCGCATGATCCAGGGCGGCTGGACCGAGGACCGGGACTTCGCGTTCGAAGACATGCTCTTCACCGTGATGCTGGTGGGCATGGCCGCGCTCGGGGCCGGCGTATCGGGCGAGGTCATGCGGTACAGCGCCGGCCTCGAGAACGATGCCGATGCGGAAGCGCGCTTCCGCCGCTGGTTCAGCGCCGTGCTGGCCCGCTATCTGGCCGGGGAAAAGGAGTTCGTGCTTCCGCTGCCGGAGATTCCGGCCAATCGCTGACCATCCTCGCGGAAATCCCCGGCGCGCCTGGCGGCGAATCGCCGGCGCGCCTGCTCGCATCGCACTTCACTCGGCTTCGCCGCCGTCGAGCCACAGCAGCGAGTGCGGCGCGACGGTTCGTCCTTGCACCTTCACGGCCGCATCGGCGGCATTGATCGCCACGCGACGTCCCTGCGGCGTCTTCCACAGCACCGGAACGTGCTGATCGCAGCGCCCGAGGAAATGATCGACGATCGCGTTGGCCAGCGATGCCGGCGGCCGCGGTGGATACGGCGACTGCGGCCGTGAGGCCATGCCGCAAAGAGCCATATCCGCCAAGGCCGGCTCCATGCCCCACGAACGTCGCTGCGGCGGCAGACGCGTCAGGTCGTCGGAGAGGAAGAGCGCGCCGCCGGCGAGAGCGGCGACGGCGGCGCCCGCTTCGACTTCGTTGCGCGCAAGCCCGCGCAGCAGCACCGGATCGGCATCGCACAGGGTGGCGTAGCCGGCTGGCCAGCGGGCCGCGATGCTGCGCGCCTGGTTGGCGATGAACGGCCAGCTCGGGCCGAGCTCGTTGTCGCCGATTTTCTCGAGCGCGATGTCGAAGCCGATGCGCCAGCCGTCGGCGTAGGCAAAGGTGCCGAGCATCGGCGCGCCCACCGCCAGGAAGAACGTGTCGCCGGCAGCCTGCCTCAGGATCCGCATGGCGCGAGCGTACGCTTCCATGCCGGTGACATCGCGTGCGCGCCGTCCTTCGAAGGTGCCGGCGAAGAGAAAATCGAGCTTCAGATAGCGGCAGCCCTGTGCCAGCACGTCCTCGATGACGTCGTGCAGATGGGCGGCGGCCTCCTCGTGGGTGACATCGAGGATTCGCATGCGGCCGCGCTTGGCGTGCAGGTAGTCGGCGCCCTGCACGAACCACTGCGGATGCTCGCGAGCGACGTGGCTGCTCTCGTGCGCGAGCAGCGGCGCCATCCAGAGCCCGGGCACGAACCCGTCCGACTCCAGCCTCGCGAAGAGACCGGAGAGGCCGGAGGGAAACTTCCCGTTGGCGCTCCAGTCTCCCCAGCACTGCTGCCATCCATCGTCGACGACGACGTGGAGGCGCGCGGCTCGCGGGCCGACCACCGGCTCGAGCATTGCGCGCGCCAGCCGCGCGTTCTCGAGCACGAGCCGCTCCTCGACGCCGTCGTCCCACAGGCCGTACCACGAGTTCCAGCCCGCGCGCGCTTCCTGAGCGTGCGCCGCGCGACGCGAGGGAAGGCTGCGGCCATAGCGCTCGAGCATCGCATGCAGGTCGGCGCCGGCATCGATGCACAGACATTCCGACCACAGCGTCTGGCCCTCAGCCATGTGGATCCGCTCGCCGCTGCC
Encoded proteins:
- a CDS encoding LLM class F420-dependent oxidoreductase, which produces MKFATALAFNDPLHFCEMARTADEAGWDWFAVSDHIVFPENIRSAYPYAKDGKPYWASSTPWPDPWTAIAAMAAVTTRLRFMTNVYILPARNPVLVAKQVGTVAYMSGERVAVGVGTGWMEEEFELLGQDFRARGKRMNEQIEILRKLWKGGMVEHHGERYGFDRLELSPVPRSPVPIYIGGVSDAAMKRAARIGDGWIAVQHTADEIHQMLGRIQALRREYGTESRPFEAVVACTDVFDVDGYRRLEDMGVGTLTTAPWVLYGADPGSLVEKQDALKRFAEDVIQKMR
- a CDS encoding glycoside hydrolase family 36 protein; the encoded protein is MSLAERAGLPAAAPLRAGGKSMWGPEGLTVHDPATGVRVTLAPVACIDGVWHRVGVERAAPISDGAGMRVPGQGDVTLHIEGALVALRFDAAAPCTVEALGLEGSGHVPGAAAWLSNGFHSWSQTGVLALAGEPDVAAVQRALMARGDAEVVREGSEMSWWMTWAGSDACSVFAAALTADRFRSWMSVWQGAADTIGIRIVSGGSGERIHMAEGQTLWSECLCIDAGADLHAMLERYGRSLPSRRAAHAQEARAGWNSWYGLWDDGVEERLVLENARLARAMLEPVVGPRAARLHVVVDDGWQQCWGDWSANGKFPSGLSGLFARLESDGFVPGLWMAPLLAHESSHVAREHPQWFVQGADYLHAKRGRMRILDVTHEEAAAHLHDVIEDVLAQGCRYLKLDFLFAGTFEGRRARDVTGMEAYARAMRILRQAAGDTFFLAVGAPMLGTFAYADGWRIGFDIALEKIGDNELGPSWPFIANQARSIAARWPAGYATLCDADPVLLRGLARNEVEAGAAVAALAGGALFLSDDLTRLPPQRRSWGMEPALADMALCGMASRPQSPYPPRPPASLANAIVDHFLGRCDQHVPVLWKTPQGRRVAINAADAAVKVQGRTVAPHSLLWLDGGEAE
- a CDS encoding CbiX/SirB N-terminal domain-containing protein; the encoded protein is MTAPAHEQGTKAALVLVDHGSRCAQANSVVEDCARSLAENGRGRYVGVYAAHMELAAPSIEQAFEAAAAAGAELVVVVLFFLAPGRHSSQDVPRLAAEAAARHPGLRHVITRPLGPDPVLDDLVLLRVREALAAGPLDR
- a CDS encoding SDR family oxidoreductase; the encoded protein is MLFNLRGHVAVVTGGNGGIGLGMARGLAKAGASIAVWGRNLEKNARAVADLDALGAPAAAFPVDVADEAQVVRAMKETLERFGRVDSCFANAGVGRAVAFTDMTVSDWDSVTGINLTGAFLTFREAIRHMRARGGGGKLIAVASIGSLHGMPRQAHYSASKAGICALVRSLAVECARDGIQANAILPGWIETDMTETARAWEKLSETVVHRTPARRWGRPEDFEGIAVYLASHASDFHTGDTLRVDGGYAIF
- a CDS encoding TetR/AcrR family transcriptional regulator; amino-acid sequence: MEATKAKRTRRTAEDAKRVILDAAEKRLRESGPAGIKLQEIAADVGVSHPAILHHFGSRDGLMEAVVRRALISLRNTILDQVRKQMTREVDLPAILDLVFGIVAERGHARLIAWLILEGTGLRDDTRYMRGLAEAAHVRMIQGGWTEDRDFAFEDMLFTVMLVGMAALGAGVSGEVMRYSAGLENDADAEARFRRWFSAVLARYLAGEKEFVLPLPEIPANR